A single Lycium ferocissimum isolate CSIRO_LF1 unplaced genomic scaffold, AGI_CSIRO_Lferr_CH_V1 ctg4585, whole genome shotgun sequence DNA region contains:
- the LOC132044464 gene encoding pre-mRNA-processing protein 40A-like isoform X3 — protein MANNSHFTAMQPPIPPLSGPPQGAIPSMSLQQFQPMLPPQQAQPYVSGSSQQFQPLGHANVAMPPQPSQIPQPMQQVAGRPVVGGHSMPQGPPIPHDFQRNPPISNNHMPGFGGPSLPLPSSYNVNADSSSSQYQTQIHDHRFPSGGQPWMPTSNHNVNSATTMQKTGELAAPLAVLEANHRGDSVETTPSDWIEHTSRNGKKYYYNRRTRISSWEKPLELMTEMERADASTDWREFTSPEGRKYYYNKVTRKSKWKMPDEVKLARESMKVEVVKGLGKEKDTISHASDFGSVSGVKTSSPGADGSLVLAQRAMSSPVAVAPVANLPTIVASESSNLPGKVSSPTIDAVEMQNSSEPASPAVANSEKIGIAITLGNSVATPVSETTSAQDAVVYGGGVSPDNTEEVKKDAALSEIGNATPSEEKTVELGPLIYESKAEAKSAFKTLLESANIGSDCTWDQGMRAIINDPRYGALKSLGERKQAFNEYLSQKKKLEAEERRVKQKKAREDFRIMLEDCKELLPSSRWSKAISIFEHDERFKAVERAKDREDLFEDYVEELEKKERARALEEQKRNRVEYLEFLKSCDFIKASSQWRKVQDRLEADERCSRLEKIDRLEIFQEYLRDLEREEEEQRKLRMEELRKAERKNRDEFRKLMEEHVAAGILNAKTHWRDYCIKIKDLAAYLAVSSNASGSTAKDLFADVFDELEKQYLDDKSRIRDAVRMTEIGLTSTWTLEDFKVAIAKCISSPPISDTNLKFVFEELLERAREREEKEAKRHKRLVDEFYELLHASKEITALSKWEDCKSLFGDRIMGDESLVLEIFDKFVNELKEKAKEKEWKRQEDKARKEKERKDREKKKEKHRRDKDRGEKSRKERERTKKDGTDSDKAETYSFEEIKRSGSDRDKKHRKRHTSSFDDDENEKDHSRSSHRHDSDHKKSKQMDQHVWSSEANSEGQHKKQKRDHRTDSHRDGDYEDHKDCEFGEDGEVQ, from the exons CCTCCTATACCGCCTCTGAGTGGTCCTCCTCAGGGTGCTATTCCATCCATGTCGCTGCAG CAGTTCCAGCCGATGCTTCCACCCCAGCAGGCACAACCATATGTTTCTGGGTCATCTCAACAATTTCAGCCACTTGGACATGCAAATGTTGCGATGCCTCCTCAACCTTCACAAATTCCTCAACCTATGCAACAGGTTGCTGGTAGACCTGTAGTAGGAGGGCATAGTATGCCTCAGGGACCACCTATTCCCCATGATTTTCAGCGAAACCCTCCGATATCAAATAACCACATGCCTGGTTTTGGTGGCCCAAGTTTGCCTCTACCTTCTTCATATAAT GTCAATGCAGATTCTTCCAGCTCCCAGTATCAGACACAGATACATGATCATAGGTTTCCGTCAGGGGGGCAACCCTGGATGCCAACAAGTAATCATAATGTGAATTCTGCGACAACTATGCAGAAGACTGGAGAATTAGCAGCTCCCTTGGCTGTTCTA GAAGCAAATCACAGGGGTGACTCTGTTGAGACTACTCCGTCAGATTGGATTGAGCATACTTCTCGAAATGGGAAAAA ATACTATTATAATAGAAGGACAAGAATCTCTAGCTGGGAGAAGCCTCTAGAGCTGATGACAGAAATGGAG AGGGCAGATGCATCAACTGACTGGAGAGAATTTACAAGTCCTGAGGGAAGAAA GTATTACTACAACAAGGTTACTAGAAAGTCAAAATGGAAAATGCCTGATGAAGTCAAG TTGGCTCGTGAGAGTATGAAAGTGGAGGTAGTCAAGGGATTGGGAAAAGAAAAGGACACTATTTCACACGCCTCTGATTTTGGATCCGTTTCTGGTGTTAAAACATCATCCCCGGGTGCAGATGGTTCATTAGTCTTGGCACAAAGAGCTATGTCAAGCCCAGTAGCTGTGGCACCAGTTGCTAACTTACCAACTATTGTGGCTTCAGAATCATCAAATTTACCTGGTAAGGTTTCTTCTCCAACGATTGACGCAGTCGAAATGCAGAATTCTTCAGAACCTGCTTCGCCAGCTGTTGCTAATTCAGAGAAAATTGGAATAGCAATAACCTTGGGAAATTCTGTCGCAACGCCAGT TTCTGAGACTACTTCAGCTCAGGATGCAGTAGTGTATGGCGGTGGAGTTTCTCCGGACAATACGGAG GAAGTTAAGAAAGATGCTGCACTATCTGAAATAGGAAATGCTACTCCTTCAGAAGAGAAAACCGTCGAGCTGGGACCATTAATTTATGAGAGCAAAGCG GAGGCAAAGAGTGCATTCAAGACTCTTCTGGAATCTGCAAATATTGGGTCTGACTGCACGTGGGATCAG GGCATGAGAGCAATAATCAATGACCCAAGATATGGTGCTCTAAAATCCCTTGGTGAGCGGAAGCAAGCTTTTAATGAG TATCTGAGCCAAAAGAAAAAACTGGAAGCTGAAGAGAGACGTGTTAAACAGAAAAAAGCTCGTGAAGATTTCAGGATAATGTTAGAA GATTGCAAGGAGCTGTTGCCATCCTCAAGATGGAG TAAGGCAATCTCCATATTCGAACATGATGAACGTTTTAAAGCTGTTGAGCGAGCTAAAGACCGTGAGGACCTTTTTGAAGATTATGTGGAGGAACTTGAGAAAAAG GAGCGTGCAAGGGCATTGGAGGAGCAGAAGCGCAATAGAGTGGAGTatttagaattcttaaaatccTGTGACTTTATTAAG GCCAGTAGCCAGTGGCGGAAAGTTCAGGACCGCTTAGAAGCTGATGAAAGATGCTCTCGCCTTGAGAAAATTGATCGCTTGGAGATTTTCCAG GAATATTTACGTGATTTAGAGAGGGAAGAGGAGGAGCAAAGGAAACTGCGGATG GAAGAATTGAGGAAAGCAGAACGTAAAAATCGTGATGAGTTCCGAAAACTGATGGAAGAGCATGTTGCTGCGGGAATACTTAATGCAAAAACTCACTGGCGTGATTATTGCATCAAA ATCAAAGATTTAGCTGCATATCTGGCTGTCTCATCAAATGCTTCAGGGTCAACAGCAAAAGACTTATTTGCAGATGTTTTTGATGAGCTGGAGAAACAG TATCTTGATGACAAGTCACGAATTAGAGATGCAGTGAGGATGACCGAG ATTGGATTGACATCAACCTGGACGCTTgaagattttaaagttgcaaTTGCAAAATGCATTAGCTCTCCACCAATATCAGATACCAACTTAAAG TTTGTCTTTGAAGAGTTACTAGAAAGGGCCagggagagagaagaaaaagaagctaAAAGGCATAAACGTCTAGTAGATGAGTTCTATGAACTTCTTCATGCATCAAAG GAAATTACTGCATTGTCGAAATGGGAGGACTGCAAATCCCTCTTCGGAGATAG AATAATGGGTGATGAGAGCTTGGTGCTGGAAATATTTGACAAGTTTGTTAATGAACTAAAAGAAAAGGCAAAAGAGAAGGAGTGGAAGCGTCAAGAGGATAAG GcaagaaaagagaaggaaaggaaagatagagaaaagaagaaggaaaagcaTAGGAGGGATAAAGACAGAGGGGAAAAAAgcaggaaagagagagaaagaaccAAGAAAGATGGTACAGACAGCGACAAGGCTGAGACATACAGTTTCGAGGAGATCAAAAGGTCAGGAAGTGACAGAGATAAGAAACACCGCAAGCGGCATACAAGTTCCTTTGATGAcgatgaaaatgagaaagatcATTCAAGAAGTTCTCACAGACATGACAGTGATCATAAGAAATCAAAACAG ATGGACCAGCACGTCTGGAGTTCGGAAGCTAATTCGGAGGGCCAGCATAAGAAACAAAAGCGAGATCATCGGACTGATTCTCATAGGGATGGTGACTATGAGGATCACAAAGATTGTGAATTTGGTGAGGATGGAGAAGTTCAGTAG
- the LOC132044464 gene encoding pre-mRNA-processing protein 40A-like isoform X10 has product MANNSHFTAMQPPIPPLSGPPQGAIPSMSLQQFQPMLPPQQAQPYVSGSSQQFQPLGHANVAMPPQPSQIPQPMQQVAGRPVVGGHSMPQGPPIPHDFQRNPPISNNHMPGFGGPSLPLPSSYNQVNADSSSSQYQTQIHDHRFPSGGQPWMPTSNHNVNSATTMQKTGELAAPLAVLEANHRGDSVETTPSDWIEHTSRNGKKYYYNRRTRISSWEKPLELMTEMERADASTDWREFTSPEGRKYYYNKVTRKSKWKMPDEVKLARESMKVEVVKGLGKEKDTISHASDFGSVSGVKTSSPGADGSLVLAQRAMSSPVAVAPVANLPTIVASESSNLPGKVSSPTIDAVEMQNSSEPASPAVANSEKIGIAITLGNSVATPVSETTSAQDAVVYGGGVSPDNTEEVKKDAALSEIGNATPSEEKTVELGPLIYESKAEAKSAFKTLLESANIGSDCTWDQGMRAIINDPRYGALKSLGERKQAFNEYLSQKKKLEAEERRVKQKKAREDFRIMLEDCKELLPSSRWSKAISIFEHDERFKAVERAKDREDLFEDYVEELEKKERARALEEQKRNRVEYLEFLKSCDFIKASSQWRKVQDRLEADERCSRLEKIDRLEIFQEYLRDLEREEEEQRKLRMEELRKAERKNRDEFRKLMEEHVAAGILNAKTHWRDYCIKIKDLAAYLAVSSNASGSTAKDLFADVFDELEKQYLDDKSRIRDAVRMTEIGLTSTWTLEDFKVAIAKCISSPPISDTNLKFVFEELLERAREREEKEAKRHKRLVDEFYELLHASKEITALSKWEDCKSLFGDRIMGDESLVLEIFDKFVNELKEKAKEKEWKRQEDKARKEKERKDREKKKEKHRRDKDRGEKSRKERERTKKDGTDSDKAETYSFEEIKRSGSDRDKKHRKRHTSSFDDDENEKDHSRSSHRHDSDHKKSKQSFDITDGPARLEFGS; this is encoded by the exons CCTCCTATACCGCCTCTGAGTGGTCCTCCTCAGGGTGCTATTCCATCCATGTCGCTGCAG CAGTTCCAGCCGATGCTTCCACCCCAGCAGGCACAACCATATGTTTCTGGGTCATCTCAACAATTTCAGCCACTTGGACATGCAAATGTTGCGATGCCTCCTCAACCTTCACAAATTCCTCAACCTATGCAACAGGTTGCTGGTAGACCTGTAGTAGGAGGGCATAGTATGCCTCAGGGACCACCTATTCCCCATGATTTTCAGCGAAACCCTCCGATATCAAATAACCACATGCCTGGTTTTGGTGGCCCAAGTTTGCCTCTACCTTCTTCATATAAT CAGGTCAATGCAGATTCTTCCAGCTCCCAGTATCAGACACAGATACATGATCATAGGTTTCCGTCAGGGGGGCAACCCTGGATGCCAACAAGTAATCATAATGTGAATTCTGCGACAACTATGCAGAAGACTGGAGAATTAGCAGCTCCCTTGGCTGTTCTA GAAGCAAATCACAGGGGTGACTCTGTTGAGACTACTCCGTCAGATTGGATTGAGCATACTTCTCGAAATGGGAAAAA ATACTATTATAATAGAAGGACAAGAATCTCTAGCTGGGAGAAGCCTCTAGAGCTGATGACAGAAATGGAG AGGGCAGATGCATCAACTGACTGGAGAGAATTTACAAGTCCTGAGGGAAGAAA GTATTACTACAACAAGGTTACTAGAAAGTCAAAATGGAAAATGCCTGATGAAGTCAAG TTGGCTCGTGAGAGTATGAAAGTGGAGGTAGTCAAGGGATTGGGAAAAGAAAAGGACACTATTTCACACGCCTCTGATTTTGGATCCGTTTCTGGTGTTAAAACATCATCCCCGGGTGCAGATGGTTCATTAGTCTTGGCACAAAGAGCTATGTCAAGCCCAGTAGCTGTGGCACCAGTTGCTAACTTACCAACTATTGTGGCTTCAGAATCATCAAATTTACCTGGTAAGGTTTCTTCTCCAACGATTGACGCAGTCGAAATGCAGAATTCTTCAGAACCTGCTTCGCCAGCTGTTGCTAATTCAGAGAAAATTGGAATAGCAATAACCTTGGGAAATTCTGTCGCAACGCCAGT TTCTGAGACTACTTCAGCTCAGGATGCAGTAGTGTATGGCGGTGGAGTTTCTCCGGACAATACGGAG GAAGTTAAGAAAGATGCTGCACTATCTGAAATAGGAAATGCTACTCCTTCAGAAGAGAAAACCGTCGAGCTGGGACCATTAATTTATGAGAGCAAAGCG GAGGCAAAGAGTGCATTCAAGACTCTTCTGGAATCTGCAAATATTGGGTCTGACTGCACGTGGGATCAG GGCATGAGAGCAATAATCAATGACCCAAGATATGGTGCTCTAAAATCCCTTGGTGAGCGGAAGCAAGCTTTTAATGAG TATCTGAGCCAAAAGAAAAAACTGGAAGCTGAAGAGAGACGTGTTAAACAGAAAAAAGCTCGTGAAGATTTCAGGATAATGTTAGAA GATTGCAAGGAGCTGTTGCCATCCTCAAGATGGAG TAAGGCAATCTCCATATTCGAACATGATGAACGTTTTAAAGCTGTTGAGCGAGCTAAAGACCGTGAGGACCTTTTTGAAGATTATGTGGAGGAACTTGAGAAAAAG GAGCGTGCAAGGGCATTGGAGGAGCAGAAGCGCAATAGAGTGGAGTatttagaattcttaaaatccTGTGACTTTATTAAG GCCAGTAGCCAGTGGCGGAAAGTTCAGGACCGCTTAGAAGCTGATGAAAGATGCTCTCGCCTTGAGAAAATTGATCGCTTGGAGATTTTCCAG GAATATTTACGTGATTTAGAGAGGGAAGAGGAGGAGCAAAGGAAACTGCGGATG GAAGAATTGAGGAAAGCAGAACGTAAAAATCGTGATGAGTTCCGAAAACTGATGGAAGAGCATGTTGCTGCGGGAATACTTAATGCAAAAACTCACTGGCGTGATTATTGCATCAAA ATCAAAGATTTAGCTGCATATCTGGCTGTCTCATCAAATGCTTCAGGGTCAACAGCAAAAGACTTATTTGCAGATGTTTTTGATGAGCTGGAGAAACAG TATCTTGATGACAAGTCACGAATTAGAGATGCAGTGAGGATGACCGAG ATTGGATTGACATCAACCTGGACGCTTgaagattttaaagttgcaaTTGCAAAATGCATTAGCTCTCCACCAATATCAGATACCAACTTAAAG TTTGTCTTTGAAGAGTTACTAGAAAGGGCCagggagagagaagaaaaagaagctaAAAGGCATAAACGTCTAGTAGATGAGTTCTATGAACTTCTTCATGCATCAAAG GAAATTACTGCATTGTCGAAATGGGAGGACTGCAAATCCCTCTTCGGAGATAG AATAATGGGTGATGAGAGCTTGGTGCTGGAAATATTTGACAAGTTTGTTAATGAACTAAAAGAAAAGGCAAAAGAGAAGGAGTGGAAGCGTCAAGAGGATAAG GcaagaaaagagaaggaaaggaaagatagagaaaagaagaaggaaaagcaTAGGAGGGATAAAGACAGAGGGGAAAAAAgcaggaaagagagagaaagaaccAAGAAAGATGGTACAGACAGCGACAAGGCTGAGACATACAGTTTCGAGGAGATCAAAAGGTCAGGAAGTGACAGAGATAAGAAACACCGCAAGCGGCATACAAGTTCCTTTGATGAcgatgaaaatgagaaagatcATTCAAGAAGTTCTCACAGACATGACAGTGATCATAAGAAATCAAAACAG AGCTTTGATATAACAGATGGACCAGCACGTCTGGAGTTCGGAAGCTAA